The following proteins are encoded in a genomic region of Nonomuraea muscovyensis:
- a CDS encoding carotenoid oxygenase family protein, with translation MSELPVPYVTGHFTPVTDEITASELTVHGTLPPELNGRYFRNGHNPKPGITPSHWFRGEGMIHGVRLRDGRAEWYRNRWVRTPFLDGVPFTGTELEVSAAATNIIFHGGRYLALQEANLPWEVGPELDTIGVHDFGGRLTSAMTAHPKEDPVTGELHFFGYSPFPPYLTYYVADASGEIVRTEAVEGAGPSLMHDFAITDRHVVFLNPPVVFDHAEHSGIPYRWHDDVPFRIGVLPRTGPGEVTWFEVEQAAILHVTNAYADRHGRVVLEGPRFDRASWESSWKWWIGAPGYGTSPAAGSTFHRWILDPATGKAVEEPLDDLVTEFPSINDARTGLVNRYSYAIAFPGAGLPGYSTVKFDTVTGQQQLLRHGPDRMPGEAVFVPAAGATGEDDGYLLTVVSDLRADASQLLVLDAADIRRDPVAVVELPRRVPAGIHGDWIPDVEEN, from the coding sequence ATGAGCGAACTGCCCGTGCCGTACGTCACCGGCCACTTCACCCCCGTCACCGACGAGATCACCGCGAGCGAGCTGACCGTCCACGGGACGCTGCCGCCGGAGCTGAACGGCCGCTACTTCCGCAACGGCCACAACCCCAAGCCCGGCATCACCCCGAGCCACTGGTTCCGCGGCGAAGGCATGATCCACGGCGTGCGCCTTCGGGACGGCCGCGCGGAGTGGTACCGCAACCGCTGGGTGCGCACCCCGTTCCTGGACGGCGTGCCCTTCACCGGCACCGAGCTGGAGGTCAGCGCCGCCGCGACCAACATCATCTTCCACGGCGGGCGCTACCTGGCGCTGCAGGAGGCCAACCTGCCGTGGGAGGTCGGCCCCGAGCTCGACACCATCGGCGTCCACGACTTCGGCGGCAGGCTGACCAGCGCGATGACCGCCCATCCGAAGGAGGACCCGGTCACCGGCGAGCTGCACTTCTTCGGCTACAGCCCGTTCCCGCCCTACCTGACCTACTACGTCGCCGACGCGTCCGGCGAGATCGTCCGTACCGAAGCCGTCGAGGGGGCCGGGCCGTCGCTCATGCACGACTTCGCCATCACCGACCGGCACGTGGTCTTCCTCAACCCGCCCGTGGTGTTCGACCACGCCGAGCACTCCGGCATCCCGTACCGCTGGCACGACGACGTGCCGTTCCGGATCGGCGTGCTGCCGCGCACCGGCCCCGGCGAGGTCACCTGGTTCGAGGTGGAGCAGGCGGCGATCCTGCACGTCACCAACGCCTACGCCGACCGGCACGGGCGGGTTGTGCTCGAAGGGCCGCGCTTCGACCGCGCCTCCTGGGAGAGCTCGTGGAAGTGGTGGATCGGCGCGCCGGGGTACGGCACCAGCCCCGCCGCCGGATCGACCTTCCACCGCTGGATCCTCGACCCGGCCACCGGCAAGGCCGTCGAGGAGCCGCTCGACGACCTGGTCACCGAGTTCCCGTCGATCAACGACGCCCGCACGGGACTGGTCAACCGCTACAGCTACGCCATCGCCTTCCCCGGGGCCGGCCTGCCGGGGTACTCCACGGTCAAGTTCGACACCGTCACCGGGCAGCAGCAGCTGCTCCGGCACGGGCCGGACCGCATGCCCGGCGAGGCCGTCTTCGTCCCGGCCGCCGGCGCGACCGGTGAGGACGACGGCTACCTGCTCACCGTCGTCAGCGACCTCAGGGCCGACGCCTCCCAGCTGCTCGTCCTGGACGCCGCCGACATCCGCCGCGACCCCGTCGCGGTCGTCGAACTGCCCCGCCGGGTGCCCGCCGGCATCCACGGCGACTGGATCCCCGATGTGGAGGAGAACTGA
- a CDS encoding MFS transporter, translated as MSSTPTTRAAAWLPLTALATAQFLVVLSTSIVNVALPQIRAGLGLSAAGLAWVVNAYVLVFGALLLLGGRSGDVFGLRRVFLAGAGLFGLASLGAALAPGAATLIAARAAQGVGAALLAPTALALVLTLFPGGRGRGAALGVWGAVSGAGGAAGVLLGGLLSDVFGWRAVFAVLVPCTLAVMAATGLLVTADRPRGGRLDVPGAVTVTAGLVALTHGLSGSWPALGAGLLLLGLFVARQRRSADPLVPGRIFTGGPVAAANALMALLGAVWLGLFFFLPLYQQRVLGYTPLEAGLTQLPLALTITLSSWVTPRLTRRLPGPAVLAGGLLLLAGGLAWLSPAPADGTFARDLLGPSLLVGAGLGVAFVQLTALSSAGVRAEDSGLAGGLVNATRQIGGAIGLAVLTVVSASQGYGGAFLSAAAVTLLTALLSLVVVRDRVVMPNRKDRL; from the coding sequence ATGAGCAGCACCCCGACCACCCGGGCCGCCGCCTGGCTTCCCCTGACGGCCCTGGCCACCGCCCAGTTCCTCGTCGTGCTGAGCACCTCGATCGTGAACGTCGCGCTCCCGCAGATCCGGGCCGGCCTCGGCCTGTCCGCCGCCGGGTTGGCGTGGGTGGTCAACGCCTACGTCCTGGTGTTCGGCGCGCTCCTGCTGCTCGGCGGCCGGTCCGGCGACGTGTTCGGGCTGCGCCGCGTCTTCCTGGCCGGCGCCGGGCTGTTCGGGCTGGCCTCGCTCGGCGCCGCGCTGGCTCCCGGGGCCGCCACGCTGATCGCGGCCAGGGCCGCCCAAGGAGTCGGCGCGGCGCTGCTGGCGCCGACAGCGCTGGCGCTGGTGCTGACCCTGTTCCCCGGCGGGAGGGGCCGCGGCGCCGCCCTGGGCGTGTGGGGCGCGGTCTCCGGCGCGGGCGGCGCGGCCGGCGTGCTGCTGGGCGGCCTGCTCAGCGACGTGTTCGGCTGGCGGGCGGTGTTCGCCGTCCTGGTCCCCTGCACGCTCGCCGTGATGGCGGCCACCGGGCTGCTCGTCACCGCCGACCGGCCCCGCGGCGGCCGGCTCGACGTGCCGGGGGCGGTCACGGTCACGGCCGGCCTGGTCGCCCTCACCCATGGCCTGTCCGGATCCTGGCCCGCGCTGGGGGCCGGGCTGCTGCTCCTCGGGCTGTTCGTGGCCCGCCAGCGGCGCTCCGCCGACCCGCTCGTACCGGGACGGATCTTCACCGGCGGCCCGGTGGCGGCGGCCAACGCGCTCATGGCGCTGCTCGGCGCGGTCTGGCTCGGCCTGTTCTTCTTCCTGCCGCTCTACCAGCAGCGCGTCCTCGGCTACACGCCCCTGGAGGCGGGCCTGACCCAGCTCCCGCTCGCCCTGACGATCACCCTGTCCTCCTGGGTCACGCCCCGGCTGACCAGGCGGCTCCCCGGCCCGGCCGTACTCGCCGGCGGGCTGCTGCTCCTGGCCGGCGGGCTGGCCTGGCTGTCGCCCGCCCCCGCCGACGGCACCTTCGCCCGCGACCTGCTCGGCCCCTCGCTGCTGGTCGGCGCGGGCCTCGGGGTGGCCTTCGTCCAGCTCACCGCCCTGTCCTCGGCCGGGGTACGCGCCGAGGACAGCGGGCTGGCCGGCGGCCTCGTCAACGCCACCCGCCAGATCGGCGGCGCGATCGGGCTGGCCGTCCTGACCGTCGTCTCCGCCTCCCAGGGATACGGCGGCGCCTTCCTGTCCGCCGCCGCCGTCACCCTGCTCACCGCCCTGCTCTCCCTCGTCGTCGTCCGCGACCGAGTCGTCATGCCCAACCGAAAGGACCGGCTCTGA
- a CDS encoding multicopper oxidase family protein — MSEPLFVTDMLLAIAVVVAAVAGAAGRWALYGLASLVGARLVVAGVLLTGGFALAEPRLLLQVPLAVLPVGWALATRSAASVAAAKVGAGLSGLWLFVPFDALLELAVSAVAVGLAVLVARWRDSGPLPSGGPRLARAPWLALPALLAPAVVLGVAYQDNVSAAERHHHAAAGGRSVEQLTGPRDETPDARFTLTAAHGRVRLSSGREIDALTFNGRSPGPELRVKAGRLVEVTLVNTDVEEGVTLHWHGVDVPNAEDGVPGVTQEAVEPGGRHVYRFVPDRPGTFWYHTHRGSAQTVRRGLFGALIVEEEKATAGTERTVFTHLWPGADEPVAAFDTADRPEGEAVAAGEPVLLRVVNSSEEPHLLRLGGTPYTVTAIDGNAVRGPAVLRPGTDLLLAAGGRFDVAFTMPDGPVTLSGDVDEIPDSAALVLSPGGDAAPAPASTVARFDPLSYGEATATAVGEAYDKTFDLALDDGFGFAMGRLNYVSSSVNGRLWPAVPMLTVDEGDRVRMRIVNRSLIDHPMHLHGHRVRVLSRNGVPATGSTWWTDTLNVAPGEIYEIDFTADNPGIWMDHCHNFTHASEGMVMHLGYAGVTTPHATPHNTGPIPE, encoded by the coding sequence ATGTCCGAACCCCTCTTCGTCACCGACATGCTGCTGGCCATCGCGGTCGTCGTCGCGGCGGTCGCCGGTGCCGCCGGGCGGTGGGCGCTGTACGGCCTGGCGTCCCTGGTCGGGGCCCGGCTGGTCGTCGCGGGCGTGCTGCTCACCGGCGGATTCGCGCTGGCCGAGCCGCGGCTGCTCCTGCAGGTGCCGCTGGCCGTGCTGCCGGTCGGCTGGGCGCTGGCCACCCGGAGCGCGGCGTCCGTCGCCGCGGCCAAGGTCGGCGCCGGACTGTCGGGGCTGTGGCTGTTCGTCCCGTTCGATGCGCTGCTTGAGCTGGCCGTCTCGGCCGTGGCCGTCGGCCTGGCCGTACTCGTGGCCCGGTGGCGCGACTCCGGCCCGCTCCCGTCGGGCGGGCCGCGCCTGGCTCGGGCGCCCTGGCTCGCACTCCCCGCCCTGCTGGCGCCCGCGGTCGTGCTGGGCGTGGCCTACCAGGACAACGTGTCGGCGGCCGAGCGCCACCATCACGCCGCGGCCGGCGGCCGTAGCGTCGAGCAGCTCACCGGGCCGCGCGACGAGACGCCCGACGCCCGCTTCACCCTGACCGCCGCGCACGGCAGGGTCCGGCTGAGCTCGGGCCGCGAGATCGACGCGCTCACCTTCAACGGCCGCTCGCCCGGCCCGGAGCTGCGGGTCAAGGCCGGCCGGCTGGTCGAGGTGACCCTCGTCAACACCGACGTCGAGGAGGGGGTGACACTCCACTGGCATGGCGTGGACGTCCCCAACGCCGAGGACGGCGTGCCTGGCGTCACCCAGGAGGCGGTCGAGCCCGGCGGCAGGCACGTCTACCGGTTCGTCCCCGACCGGCCGGGCACGTTCTGGTACCACACCCACCGCGGCTCCGCCCAGACCGTGCGGCGCGGCCTGTTCGGCGCCCTGATCGTGGAGGAGGAGAAGGCGACCGCCGGAACGGAGCGGACGGTCTTCACCCACCTGTGGCCCGGAGCCGACGAACCCGTCGCCGCGTTCGACACCGCCGACCGGCCCGAGGGGGAGGCCGTCGCCGCCGGCGAGCCGGTGCTGCTGCGCGTGGTCAACAGCTCCGAGGAGCCGCACCTGCTGCGCCTCGGCGGCACGCCGTACACCGTCACCGCCATCGACGGGAACGCCGTCCGGGGCCCGGCCGTGCTCAGGCCCGGCACCGACCTGTTGCTGGCCGCGGGCGGGCGCTTCGACGTCGCCTTCACCATGCCGGACGGCCCGGTCACGCTGTCCGGCGACGTCGACGAGATCCCCGACTCCGCCGCTCTGGTCCTCAGTCCCGGCGGCGACGCCGCGCCCGCGCCCGCGAGCACCGTCGCCCGCTTCGACCCCCTCTCGTACGGCGAGGCCACCGCCACCGCCGTGGGGGAGGCGTACGACAAGACCTTCGACCTGGCGCTGGACGACGGCTTCGGTTTCGCCATGGGCCGGCTGAACTACGTGAGCAGCTCCGTCAACGGCCGGCTGTGGCCGGCGGTGCCCATGCTGACGGTGGACGAGGGCGACCGGGTCAGGATGCGCATCGTCAACCGCAGCCTCATCGACCATCCGATGCACCTGCACGGCCACCGGGTCCGGGTCCTGTCGCGCAACGGCGTCCCGGCCACGGGGAGCACCTGGTGGACCGACACGCTCAACGTGGCCCCGGGCGAGATCTACGAGATCGACTTCACGGCCGACAATCCGGGCATCTGGATGGACCACTGCCACAACTTCACGCACGCGTCCGAGGGCATGGTCATGCACCTGGGCTACGCGGGCGTCACCACGCCCCACGCCACACCCCACAACACGGGCCCGATCCCGGAATGA